The genomic segment CCTCGATGATAATAGTCTTGCAACCATGACCTCACATGTCTCAAGCTGCTTTTTGCATTTGTTTCACAGCTCTCCTGGACTATTGCTTGATGGTTTCTATCTCTTTGTGTATGTTTATGGCTTTGGGGAAAGGCTCTACTTGTAATTTCTTGTACTTTGGGAGTTTATATCCTCCTCTTTGTAATTCTACTATTTGAATGAATAGAATCATCAGTttgtccccaaaaaaaaaaatatacaaattttacgAGTAGAATTTACAAATAATCACTTATCAATACAAAAATCCTtgtacaacaacaaaacaaaagcactAGGAGAGTATGTTGATGGGTGCACCTTGGGAACCTCGACTCAACAAAGAATATGCTAAGCTAGACCCTGCTGCCACGACCCTCCATAGTCTAGTAATTTTAAGAAACCAACCAATGATTAATTGCATAATTGACATCGATAATGCCAGTAAAAACTCGAGTTTGAACCATGACACCCAATATGAACCTAAAGATTCAGACACTAATTCCTATCACTAAGGGCATGCCCATTGGTCATACTCATCTTGGTgtcttaaacttttaataagATTAAAGTAATACTAATCTAAGTTTAGATCATCAAtccattgtttttattttttctcctccCATTAGTCATCCTTTAACATGGGTgtcttatataaattttattaaaattgtgttttaagtatattttataatattataaatgttGGTATGAATATTACAACTATTACAACTACCAAGCAATTTGTGTTTAAGTGTTACCTTTGGAAACGTCGGTTTCTTGGAGAAGGCTTCATCGAAACTTCAGTTGAATCCAAGGAAACAGCTGAAACAGTAGCTACAGGTGAGTCGGAGAACACAATTAAAGATGTTGCAaaagaagctgatgatgatgaggatgatgatgatgatgaggaggaagaacaGGAAggggatgaggatgatgatgaaaatgaagaggaagaagtggtaGTTGCAGAAACTgagaatcaagaagaaggagaggatttAGTTAATAATAAGGCTGCTGAAGCTAAGAAGCATCTTCAAATGATTGGAGTCCAACTCTTGAAAGAATCTGATGAagcaaacagaacaaagaaaccTGGGAAGAGGGCATCTCGTATGACACTTGAGGTGTGTGTATTAATATGTTCATGAATTTAGTCACATGTTCatgaatatgatattttaagCATGCTTACCAATGCCGACTACATTCATCAGGATGATGCAGATGAGGATTGGTTCCCAGAGGACCCATTTGAAGCATTCAAAGAAATGAGGGAAAGGAAAGTATTTGACGTGTCTGACATGTATACAATAGCAGATGTTTGGGGTTGGACATGGGAGAAGGATTTTAAGAACAAAACTCCGAGGAAATGGTCACAAGAGTGGGAAGTCGAGTTGGCAATTGTACTCATGACAAAGGCAAGAGTCCCTTCAAACCTCTAAATCATTATTATATAACTTTCTATGAATAATGTCAATAATGTAACAATAATAAACGTAATCATGAGTTTGTATAGATGATTGAGGGTGATGTTCCAACTATTGGCGATTGTGCGGTGATATTACGAGCTGCTTTAAGGGCTCCCATGCCTTCAGCCTTCTTGAAGATCTTGCAGACGACACACAGTCTTGGCTACTCCTTTGGCAGGTAACTCAGTTACAACCACTCTTTTGGGTTTAGTCAGTTAGAGAAGCTAGCCCAAGGCGATCAGTATGGCCAAACTTGACTATAAACAATGAAATCTGAATACCGGGTCTTGACTAAAAGACCAACAACCGTTTCTATCCAAAGCCAATAGTAGAAGTCAATAGCACAGAGAAAGTGAACCATCTTAGAgaagcaacaaagaaaaaaaaattaacagtcTCCTTCCGATCTAAATAGTAacaatgaccaaaaaaaaacaaagtataagCAGATTTTAACTCAGTAAATGTGTTTTGATTGGAGACAGAAAGTTTCACCTTTTGGAGGACATGTGACATCTCCAACTGGTTTTAGTATATGATCCACAGGGCCGCCTGAATGAAACATGGTACAAACAATTATAACAAGACGTTGAAAAATCAAAGGAGTAGTGAAAGAAGATGACATTCAAGTATCAGGATTTTACTTACAGGGGATTAGTGTGTTTTCCACGGTTTAATGATAAACTTTACTCGAAGCTGCATCATATTCAATAACCTTGATAGAAGCAGTGAAAATGCATAATAATAAGTAACTTAACCATGGTTTGT from the Camelina sativa cultivar DH55 chromosome 12, Cs, whole genome shotgun sequence genome contains:
- the LOC104734066 gene encoding acidic leucine-rich nuclear phosphoprotein 32 family member B-like; this translates as MNITTITTTKQFVFKCYLWKRRFLGEGFIETSVESKETAETVATGESENTIKDVAKEADDDEDDDDDEEEEQEGDEDDDENEEEEVVVAETENQEEGEDLVNNKAAEAKKHLQMIGVQLLKESDEANRTKKPGKRASRMTLEDDADEDWFPEDPFEAFKEMRERKVFDVSDMYTIADVWGWTWEKDFKNKTPRKWSQEWEVELAIVLMTKARVPSNL